In a single window of the Haloprofundus halobius genome:
- a CDS encoding BlaI/MecI/CopY family transcriptional regulator gives MTSTYIKTKPERCCMTEDELNSEGLMERQTTGEDRVRMVARQLSEPRTVNWIASEAGWSHEPTKRVLERLVDDGILHRDKSGTHTTYYPDYRRQAMQEAMRLRDSGHTVEELTDRLANMKTQIRDWEDEFGVESPNQLRGTLADESLDAEEEDRRRKIAREWEHLQRRIQIVGFAIREWDFLAPTTEPAEASS, from the coding sequence TTAAGACAAAGCCCGAACGATGTTGTATGACCGAAGACGAATTGAACTCCGAGGGCCTGATGGAACGCCAGACCACGGGTGAAGACCGCGTACGGATGGTTGCTCGGCAGTTGTCGGAGCCGCGGACGGTCAACTGGATCGCTTCCGAAGCGGGCTGGTCACACGAACCAACTAAGCGCGTCCTTGAGCGACTCGTCGACGACGGCATCCTCCACCGTGACAAAAGCGGTACTCACACGACGTATTACCCTGATTACCGCCGTCAAGCGATGCAGGAGGCGATGCGTCTCCGAGATAGCGGACACACTGTCGAGGAGCTTACGGACCGGCTCGCCAATATGAAGACGCAGATTCGCGACTGGGAGGACGAATTCGGCGTTGAATCACCGAATCAGCTTCGTGGGACGCTCGCTGACGAGTCCCTTGACGCTGAGGAGGAAGACCGTCGCCGTAAGATTGCCCGCGAGTGGGAGCACCTTCAACGGCGTATCCAGATCGTTGGCTTCGCCATCCGCGAGTGGGACTTCCTCGCTCCGACGACAGAGCCTGCTGAGGCCAGCAGCTAA